One segment of Pseudomonas sp. FP2196 DNA contains the following:
- a CDS encoding SDR family NAD(P)-dependent oxidoreductase, with translation MSTSNKVVVITGASQGIGAGLVKGFRDRGYQVVATSRSITPSTDPDILTVAGDIADPETAERVIREGVARFGRIDTLVNNAGIFVAKPFTEYSKADYAQVVATNMSGFFHISQLAIAEMEKHNSGHIVSVTTSLVDHAIDGVPSVLASLTKGGINAATKSLAIEYAKRGIRVNAVSPGIIKTPMHGVETHEALGNLHPVGHMGEIDDIVQAILYLDTANFVTGEILHVDGGQSAGH, from the coding sequence ATGAGCACGTCCAATAAAGTTGTAGTGATTACTGGCGCATCCCAAGGCATTGGCGCAGGTCTGGTAAAGGGTTTTCGTGATCGCGGCTATCAGGTGGTCGCCACTTCACGCTCCATCACACCGTCGACAGACCCGGATATTCTGACCGTTGCTGGCGACATCGCTGACCCTGAAACCGCCGAGCGTGTTATCCGCGAAGGCGTCGCACGCTTCGGTCGTATCGATACGCTGGTCAACAATGCTGGCATCTTCGTGGCGAAGCCGTTCACCGAGTACAGCAAAGCTGATTACGCTCAGGTCGTGGCCACCAACATGAGCGGCTTCTTCCACATCTCCCAACTGGCCATTGCCGAGATGGAGAAGCACAACAGCGGACACATCGTCAGCGTCACCACCAGTCTGGTCGATCATGCGATTGATGGCGTACCGTCGGTTCTGGCCTCGCTGACCAAGGGTGGCATCAACGCTGCGACCAAATCGCTGGCCATCGAGTATGCCAAGCGCGGAATTCGGGTAAACGCCGTATCGCCCGGCATCATCAAGACCCCGATGCATGGTGTTGAGACTCACGAAGCGCTGGGCAACCTGCACCCGGTTGGCCACATGGGCGAGATTGATGACATCGTTCAAGCGATCCTTTATCTGGACACCGCGAACTTCGTGACCGGCGAAATCCTTCACGTCGACGGGGGCCAGAGTGCAGGTCATTGA
- a CDS encoding tRNA (adenine(22)-N(1))-methyltransferase TrmK: MNEQTLSTRLERVAAHVPAGARLADIGSDHGYLPVALMRRGLIEKAVAGEVALTPFQSAERTVRENDLHHRITVRLANGLAAIKPEDGVTAITVCGMGGETIRDILECGKARLSGQERLILQPNGGEQPLRQWLMNNRYRILSEEVLRENRFDYEIIVAERAASVTYTDQELYFGPLQMKARSPAFLTKWQRKLRQKQKTLTHFSRARQALPEAKVQEVARQAQWIEQMLAPAAP; encoded by the coding sequence TTGAACGAACAGACATTGTCCACGCGGCTGGAGCGTGTGGCGGCGCATGTGCCTGCCGGCGCGCGACTGGCCGACATCGGCTCGGATCACGGCTATTTGCCGGTGGCACTGATGCGCCGAGGCCTGATTGAAAAAGCGGTGGCTGGCGAAGTGGCGTTGACGCCTTTCCAGTCGGCCGAACGTACCGTGCGCGAGAACGACCTGCACCACCGAATCACCGTGCGCCTGGCCAATGGTCTGGCAGCTATCAAACCGGAAGACGGGGTCACCGCCATCACTGTTTGCGGCATGGGCGGCGAGACCATTCGGGACATCCTCGAGTGCGGCAAAGCGCGTTTGAGCGGCCAGGAACGCCTGATCCTGCAACCCAACGGCGGCGAGCAGCCACTGCGCCAATGGCTGATGAATAACCGCTACCGCATCCTCAGCGAAGAAGTGCTGCGGGAGAACCGTTTCGACTACGAAATCATCGTTGCCGAGCGCGCAGCGTCAGTGACGTATACCGACCAGGAGCTGTACTTCGGCCCGTTGCAGATGAAGGCACGCAGCCCGGCGTTCCTGACCAAATGGCAACGCAAGCTTCGCCAGAAACAGAAGACGCTGACCCACTTCTCCCGGGCCCGGCAGGCGTTACCCGAGGCGAAAGTGCAAGAGGTCGCGCGACAGGCACAGTGGATTGAGCAGATGTTGGCCCCGGCCGCGCCGTAG
- a CDS encoding type 1 glutamine amidotransferase domain-containing protein yields MKILMVLTSHDQLGNTGKKTGFWLEEFAAPYYAFKDAGAQITVVSPAGGQPPLDPKSDEPGAQTAETERFRNDPATQQVLANTGRLADVSADDFDAVFYPGGHGPLWDLAEDKQSIALIEAFDRANKPHGFVCHAPGVLRHVLNADGKPLIQNREVTGFTNAEEAAVGLTDVVPFLIEDEFQRLGGRYSKVADWQVYVVADGQLVTGQNPASSAAVAEKLLKMLG; encoded by the coding sequence ATGAAAATCCTGATGGTTCTGACTTCCCACGATCAACTCGGCAACACCGGCAAGAAAACCGGTTTCTGGCTCGAAGAATTCGCCGCGCCCTACTACGCCTTCAAGGATGCCGGTGCACAGATCACCGTGGTTTCGCCAGCCGGCGGCCAGCCACCGCTCGATCCGAAAAGCGACGAGCCAGGTGCGCAAACAGCCGAGACCGAACGCTTTCGCAATGACCCGGCGACGCAACAGGTACTGGCCAACACCGGGCGTCTGGCTGATGTCAGCGCGGATGATTTCGATGCCGTGTTCTATCCAGGTGGCCACGGCCCGCTGTGGGATCTGGCTGAAGACAAGCAATCGATCGCGTTGATCGAAGCCTTCGACCGCGCCAACAAGCCTCACGGTTTTGTCTGCCATGCGCCGGGTGTGCTGCGTCACGTCCTGAATGCCGACGGCAAACCGCTGATTCAAAACCGCGAAGTGACGGGTTTCACCAACGCCGAAGAGGCAGCGGTCGGTTTGACCGATGTGGTGCCGTTCCTCATCGAAGACGAGTTTCAGCGTCTCGGTGGGCGCTACTCCAAAGTCGCCGACTGGCAGGTGTATGTGGTGGCTGACGGGCAACTGGTCACCGGACAGAATCCGGCCAGCTCCGCCGCTGTTGCCGAGAAACTGCTGAAAATGCTCGGCTGA
- a CDS encoding alkene reductase, with translation MNNSSFFKPTKLGVHTLKNRIVLPPLTRQRSTQPGNIANELMAEYYQQRAGAGLLVTEGTQIEPRGQGYAWTPGIHTPEQIAGWRKVTEAVHAVDGVIFAQLWHVGRVSHTALQPDGAAPVSASAVATDRVSVFIETAPGAGELVSPSAPRALTTDEVQELVQLYVQAARNAMEAGFDGIELHCANGYLVNQFISAHSNLRTDQYGGSLHNRLRFLREVVAGVAECIGKEKVGVRFAPLFSTTDEARTYLGLVEEDPHTTYIDAIKVLEEVGIAYLSIAEADWDNAPAMPQSFRQAVRDTFSGAIIYAGRYNAQSGAQLLDSGLADFVAFGRPFMANPDLPARIANDWPLNALNPATVYGGNAEGYVDYPAYLA, from the coding sequence ATGAACAACAGCAGCTTCTTCAAGCCCACCAAACTGGGCGTTCACACCCTGAAAAACCGCATCGTCCTGCCACCTCTCACCCGCCAGCGCAGCACGCAACCGGGCAACATCGCCAACGAGCTGATGGCCGAGTATTACCAGCAGCGTGCCGGCGCCGGTTTGCTCGTCACCGAAGGCACACAGATCGAACCGCGCGGCCAGGGTTACGCCTGGACACCGGGCATTCACACACCTGAGCAAATCGCCGGATGGCGCAAAGTCACCGAGGCCGTGCATGCCGTCGATGGCGTGATCTTCGCCCAGCTCTGGCATGTGGGCCGCGTGTCCCATACCGCGCTGCAACCTGACGGTGCGGCGCCGGTTTCGGCATCCGCCGTGGCCACAGATCGGGTCAGCGTGTTCATTGAAACCGCGCCCGGCGCGGGTGAGTTGGTATCGCCGTCCGCTCCTCGCGCGTTGACCACCGATGAAGTGCAGGAACTGGTTCAGCTCTATGTTCAGGCCGCGCGCAACGCGATGGAGGCCGGATTCGACGGCATCGAACTGCACTGCGCCAACGGCTATCTGGTCAACCAGTTCATCTCCGCCCACAGCAATCTGCGCACTGATCAGTACGGTGGTTCGTTGCACAACCGCCTGCGTTTTCTGCGCGAAGTGGTAGCCGGTGTCGCCGAGTGCATCGGCAAGGAGAAAGTCGGCGTACGTTTCGCGCCGCTGTTCAGCACCACCGATGAAGCGCGGACTTACCTGGGCCTGGTCGAGGAAGATCCGCACACCACTTACATCGACGCGATCAAAGTGCTGGAAGAGGTGGGCATTGCTTATCTGTCCATCGCCGAAGCCGATTGGGACAATGCGCCAGCGATGCCGCAGTCTTTTCGCCAAGCGGTGCGCGACACCTTCAGCGGCGCGATCATTTACGCCGGACGCTACAACGCGCAATCCGGTGCGCAGTTGCTCGACTCTGGCCTGGCAGACTTTGTCGCCTTCGGCCGCCCGTTCATGGCCAACCCGGACCTGCCCGCGCGGATCGCCAATGACTGGCCGTTGAACGCGCTGAACCCGGCCACGGTGTATGGCGGCAATGCCGAAGGGTATGTGGATTACCCGGCCTACCTCGCCTGA
- a CDS encoding FAD-binding oxidoreductase, whose amino-acid sequence MSNNPVHDIAVVGAGIIGVACALRLARQGLRVVVIDQQEPGHGASFGNAGHLATEQVFPIADVSILKHLPAMMMDPMGPLRLDWKYLPRALPWFTRLLLNLRSGPLRKTVDGLRALNESSLDAWHRLLTDIQRPELLKVDGSLLVFERAESRQTIETLQARLRQQQVPVDFWQAGAVRQAAPQLSEQIQGGLFFPSTGHFVDPYRVVCELVDAAKACGVSFMKQQVQGGYVQEHGVALVTGSGGLTARRVLIACGAHSAKLTAALTGIKVPLDTERGYHLMLPQEHNRLPFPITSLERKFIMTPMSDGFRLAGTVEFAGLEQPPSMERAWQLHRLSKGLFRKELSAEAATPWMGFRPSLPDSLPVIDQVCGGKVLLAFGHQHLGLTQAAVTAEMVVGMVLPAREGPMLDLPNIEPYALSRF is encoded by the coding sequence ATGTCGAATAATCCCGTGCACGACATCGCCGTGGTCGGCGCCGGTATCATCGGCGTCGCTTGCGCCCTGCGTCTTGCGCGCCAAGGCTTGCGAGTGGTCGTCATCGATCAACAGGAGCCCGGCCACGGCGCCTCGTTCGGCAATGCCGGGCACTTGGCGACCGAACAGGTATTTCCGATTGCCGATGTGTCGATTCTCAAGCACTTGCCGGCGATGATGATGGACCCGATGGGGCCGCTGCGGCTGGACTGGAAATACCTGCCCCGCGCCCTGCCGTGGTTCACCCGACTATTGCTGAATCTGCGCTCGGGACCTTTGCGGAAAACGGTCGATGGATTGCGTGCGCTGAATGAAAGCAGCCTTGATGCGTGGCATCGTTTGCTCACTGATATCCAGCGCCCCGAACTGCTGAAAGTCGACGGTTCATTGCTGGTATTCGAACGCGCCGAATCGCGTCAGACCATCGAAACGCTGCAAGCCCGCCTGCGTCAGCAACAGGTACCCGTCGACTTCTGGCAGGCCGGTGCAGTACGGCAGGCCGCGCCGCAACTTAGCGAACAGATTCAGGGCGGTCTGTTCTTTCCGAGCACCGGGCATTTCGTCGATCCGTATCGCGTGGTTTGCGAATTGGTCGACGCGGCCAAGGCCTGCGGCGTGAGCTTTATGAAGCAACAGGTGCAAGGCGGGTATGTTCAGGAACACGGAGTTGCGCTGGTCACCGGATCGGGAGGTTTGACGGCCCGCCGCGTACTGATCGCCTGCGGTGCACACTCGGCAAAACTCACCGCCGCACTCACCGGCATCAAAGTCCCGTTGGACACCGAACGCGGCTATCACTTGATGCTCCCTCAGGAACACAACCGCCTGCCCTTCCCCATCACCTCGCTGGAGCGCAAGTTCATCATGACGCCAATGTCTGATGGCTTTCGGCTGGCAGGCACCGTTGAGTTCGCCGGGCTGGAACAGCCACCGAGCATGGAGCGTGCCTGGCAGTTGCACCGGTTGAGCAAGGGGTTGTTTCGCAAGGAGCTGAGTGCTGAGGCGGCGACACCGTGGATGGGCTTTCGGCCGTCGTTGCCGGATTCGCTGCCAGTGATTGATCAGGTGTGCGGGGGCAAGGTGCTGCTTGCTTTTGGGCATCAGCATTTGGGGCTGACACAGGCGGCGGTGACGGCGGAGATGGTTGTGGGGATGGTGTTGCCAGCCAGGGAAGGCCCAATGCTCGACTTGCCGAATATCGAGCCTTACGCGCTGTCTCGCTTCTGA
- a CDS encoding Gfo/Idh/MocA family protein has translation MQPIRLGLVGYGKIAQDQHVPAILANPGFQLVSVATQGKPCAGVENFQSLSELLENGPPVDAIAFCTPPQGRFALVQQALAAGKHVLVEKPPCATLGEAMALVTLAEQQGVSALFAWHSRYAPGIAAARDWLATRTLQSVQIDWKEDVRKWHPGQTWIWQPGGLGVFDPGINALSIATHLLALPLFVESAELRVPSNCQSPIAASIKMSDARHLDVRAEFDFDHGHDELWSIEIRCAEGVLRLDNGGAVLSIDGVRQAVSEEGEYAAVYRHFQQLIDDKASDLDLQPLRLVADSFFVGSRVAVEAFYDA, from the coding sequence ATGCAACCGATCCGTCTCGGCCTGGTGGGCTACGGCAAAATTGCGCAGGATCAACACGTCCCGGCGATCCTCGCCAATCCCGGATTCCAGTTGGTATCTGTCGCCACGCAAGGCAAACCCTGCGCCGGTGTAGAGAATTTTCAGTCGTTGAGCGAGTTGCTCGAAAACGGTCCGCCGGTTGATGCGATCGCGTTCTGCACGCCACCGCAAGGTCGCTTCGCTCTGGTGCAACAGGCACTGGCAGCCGGCAAGCATGTGTTGGTGGAAAAACCGCCCTGCGCCACGTTGGGTGAAGCGATGGCATTGGTGACTCTGGCTGAACAGCAAGGCGTCAGCGCGTTGTTCGCCTGGCATTCACGCTATGCGCCGGGCATTGCAGCCGCCCGCGACTGGCTTGCCACTCGCACCCTGCAAAGCGTGCAGATCGACTGGAAGGAAGACGTGCGCAAGTGGCATCCCGGCCAGACCTGGATCTGGCAACCGGGCGGCCTCGGCGTCTTCGATCCGGGCATCAATGCCTTGTCGATCGCAACCCACTTGCTGGCGCTGCCGTTGTTCGTCGAATCGGCCGAATTGCGCGTGCCGAGCAACTGCCAGTCGCCGATTGCCGCGTCGATCAAAATGTCTGACGCGCGCCACCTCGATGTGCGCGCCGAGTTCGATTTTGACCATGGTCATGACGAACTCTGGAGCATCGAGATTCGCTGCGCCGAGGGCGTGCTGCGCCTGGATAACGGGGGGGCGGTGTTGAGTATCGATGGCGTGCGCCAAGCCGTGTCTGAGGAAGGCGAGTACGCGGCGGTGTATCGACATTTCCAGCAATTGATTGACGACAAGGCCAGTGATCTGGACCTGCAGCCGTTGCGGTTGGTGGCGGATAGTTTCTTTGTGGGGAGTCGGGTGGCGGTTGAGGCGTTTTACGACGCCTGA
- a CDS encoding 4-oxalocrotonate tautomerase family protein: MPFISVRITRDGVTREQKAQVIKEITETMERVLNKDPKLTHIVIEEVDTDNWGYAGMTTTEYRKQLSDSQS, from the coding sequence ATGCCTTTTATCAGCGTGCGCATCACCCGTGACGGTGTCACTCGGGAGCAGAAAGCCCAGGTGATCAAGGAAATCACGGAAACGATGGAACGGGTTCTGAATAAGGATCCGAAACTCACCCACATCGTGATCGAGGAAGTTGATACCGATAACTGGGGTTATGCCGGTATGACGACCACGGAGTACCGCAAACAGTTGTCGGACTCGCAGTCATGA
- a CDS encoding LysR family transcriptional regulator, which yields MKRHFDDLQLGSIELFCLAAEAGSFTAAAQLAGVTPAAVSRSILRMEQRLGSRLFTRTTRSIRLTEAGRKFFEQCSQALTQLVEAQQEVMGAQTTPSGRLRISLPTTYGHHRILPLLPKFRALYPEITVDIHLGNRNIDFVAEGYDLAIRVRAQPDSSMIARLLEDAKLVVVASPDYLHKAGTPHTLEDLDQHECIQFELPSSGRKISWLFQEEGKDREVFSDGGYSCSDDVLGGVTLAKHGAGLFQTYKFIVEQELADGRLVEVLQPFGGRSRPYTLLYPHGRYVPQHVRVFVDFLLQRRDEQAQLQ from the coding sequence ATGAAGCGCCACTTTGATGACTTGCAGTTGGGCAGTATCGAGCTCTTTTGCCTCGCCGCCGAGGCCGGTAGCTTCACGGCTGCCGCCCAACTGGCCGGGGTAACACCGGCAGCGGTGAGCCGGTCGATTCTGCGCATGGAGCAGAGGCTGGGTTCGCGCCTGTTTACCAGAACGACGCGCAGCATTCGGTTGACCGAGGCGGGAAGAAAGTTTTTCGAGCAATGCAGTCAGGCACTGACGCAATTGGTTGAAGCCCAGCAAGAAGTCATGGGCGCACAGACCACACCTTCTGGACGCTTGCGCATCAGTCTTCCGACCACTTACGGGCATCACCGCATTCTGCCGCTGCTGCCAAAATTTCGAGCGCTATACCCCGAAATTACCGTGGACATTCACCTGGGTAATCGCAATATCGACTTCGTCGCCGAAGGCTACGATCTGGCGATCCGCGTGCGGGCACAACCGGACTCCAGCATGATTGCGCGCCTGCTTGAAGACGCGAAACTGGTGGTGGTCGCCTCGCCCGACTATCTGCACAAGGCCGGCACGCCGCACACTCTGGAAGACCTCGATCAGCACGAGTGCATCCAGTTCGAGTTGCCCAGCAGCGGGCGGAAAATTTCTTGGCTGTTTCAGGAGGAAGGAAAGGATCGCGAGGTGTTCTCCGACGGAGGCTACTCCTGCTCTGACGATGTGCTCGGCGGCGTCACGCTGGCCAAACACGGTGCGGGGCTTTTCCAGACTTACAAATTCATTGTCGAACAGGAATTGGCCGACGGCCGTCTCGTCGAGGTGCTTCAGCCATTTGGCGGTCGCTCCAGGCCCTACACCCTGCTCTACCCGCACGGTCGCTATGTGCCGCAACACGTACGCGTCTTCGTCGATTTTCTTCTGCAACGTCGGGACGAACAGGCGCAACTTCAGTGA
- a CDS encoding TetR/AcrR family transcriptional regulator, whose protein sequence is MKATYDDTRQHLLDTGHRMMAEKGFTSVGLNEILQTAGVPKGSFYHYFKSKELYGQALLEDYFVCYLADMEQRLTLPGLNAYERLMDYWQGWQNRCTLEGHGDECLVVKLSAEVADLSESMRLTLRDGAERVVARITQCIEQGQAEKSLPAGDARHLAETLYQLWLGASLLNKLQRTGQSLNTSMATTKRLLAV, encoded by the coding sequence ATGAAAGCGACCTACGACGATACTCGCCAACACTTGCTCGACACGGGTCACCGGATGATGGCCGAGAAGGGCTTCACCAGTGTCGGCCTGAACGAGATCCTGCAAACCGCCGGTGTGCCCAAAGGCTCGTTCTATCACTACTTCAAATCCAAGGAGCTCTACGGACAGGCTTTGCTTGAGGATTACTTTGTCTGTTACCTCGCCGACATGGAGCAGCGCCTGACTCTGCCAGGGCTGAACGCCTATGAGCGGCTGATGGATTACTGGCAGGGCTGGCAGAACCGCTGCACCCTCGAAGGGCATGGCGACGAGTGTCTGGTGGTCAAGCTGAGTGCCGAAGTGGCCGACTTGTCCGAATCCATGCGCCTCACGTTGCGAGATGGTGCCGAACGAGTGGTGGCTCGCATTACCCAATGCATCGAGCAAGGCCAGGCTGAAAAAAGCCTGCCTGCGGGAGACGCCCGGCACTTGGCGGAAACCCTTTATCAGCTGTGGCTGGGTGCCAGCCTGTTGAACAAATTGCAACGCACGGGGCAATCCCTGAACACGTCGATGGCGACTACAAAGCGATTGTTGGCCGTTTGA
- a CDS encoding TonB-dependent siderophore receptor: protein MRRTLLSICVLQALSPSSWAEQEGSGASALELDATDIVGKADYERADGPVQGYRATRSASATRTDTSIHEIPQSISVVSKDAVEDIGATRLQDALDYAGGVGRANNFGGQGLTTFTVRGFTTGEFYRNGFPINRGYPNMPDANTIERLEVLRGPATMLYGRGDPGGTFNVVSKQPLAEPTVTLGSQLNDQGMQRGTLDASGPLDEEGRLAYRLNVVGEGGDTFRDHVETERYGVTPVLTWQATDATRVIFEGDFMRNNHPLDRGVTRYAKQIGTASRDTFFGEKDAGKLHNDNNMAQLRFEHILNDDWTLGGGFQWLDGTLEGNAIEANGIADDGRTLGRNFNYRKLEWTDKDTQLNLTGHFTTGGLQHTLLTGIEYEDYDYKSIIQRSSGGVGAYPIDIFNPVYGQPRPALTRTPTHDKENLKTYAAFLQDQVAVTERLKVLAGARFERFEHDYETYVPGGKNWQASDNAVTPRIGVTYDLTDTLAIYADTARSFKPNTGASRQGGGFEPEKGKSYEMGLKWEALDQQLSVDAAIYQIEKRNVLTTDPVDSTFSVAAGEVRSRGLDLNVAGNLSPEWRVIGGYAYVDAQVTKDNVIRSGTRLVNIPKNSFSLLNVYEFQDGAFKGLGLGTGLKYVDERAGQTANTAFSMDSYTVVDLLSYYKVNDKVRLNLDVKNLFDRDYEDGAFGNIYAYPGAPRTVQVGIAYTL, encoded by the coding sequence ATGCGTCGAACTCTGCTTTCCATTTGTGTGCTGCAGGCGTTGTCCCCTTCTTCATGGGCCGAGCAAGAAGGTTCGGGCGCCTCAGCGCTTGAGCTGGACGCAACCGACATAGTGGGTAAGGCGGATTACGAACGGGCGGACGGCCCGGTACAGGGTTATCGCGCGACGCGTTCTGCCAGTGCCACCCGCACCGACACATCGATTCATGAAATACCGCAATCGATCAGCGTTGTATCGAAGGATGCCGTCGAGGACATCGGCGCAACGCGTCTACAGGATGCGCTGGACTACGCCGGCGGCGTAGGGCGGGCGAACAATTTTGGTGGGCAGGGCCTGACCACGTTTACGGTGCGCGGTTTTACCACCGGAGAGTTCTATCGCAATGGTTTTCCGATCAATCGTGGCTACCCGAACATGCCGGATGCCAACACCATCGAGCGTCTGGAGGTTCTTCGCGGGCCGGCGACCATGTTGTATGGCCGGGGCGATCCTGGCGGTACGTTCAATGTCGTTTCCAAGCAGCCGCTAGCCGAGCCCACGGTGACATTGGGTAGCCAGTTGAACGATCAAGGCATGCAACGCGGCACGCTGGACGCTTCCGGCCCGCTGGATGAAGAGGGGCGTCTGGCCTATCGACTGAACGTGGTGGGCGAAGGGGGCGATACGTTTCGTGATCACGTTGAAACCGAACGCTATGGTGTGACGCCGGTTCTGACCTGGCAGGCAACCGATGCGACGCGGGTGATTTTCGAAGGCGATTTCATGCGCAACAATCATCCTCTGGATCGTGGTGTCACGCGCTACGCCAAACAGATCGGCACCGCATCGCGGGACACGTTCTTTGGAGAGAAAGACGCCGGCAAGTTGCACAACGACAACAACATGGCGCAACTGCGTTTCGAACACATCCTGAATGACGACTGGACGCTGGGCGGTGGCTTCCAGTGGCTTGATGGCACGCTGGAGGGCAATGCGATTGAGGCCAACGGAATTGCAGATGATGGTCGAACCCTTGGACGCAACTTCAACTACCGCAAGCTGGAGTGGACAGACAAGGACACCCAGCTCAATCTGACCGGCCATTTCACCACCGGCGGCTTGCAGCACACTTTGCTGACCGGCATCGAATATGAAGACTACGACTACAAATCGATCATTCAACGCTCCAGTGGTGGTGTCGGTGCGTACCCGATCGACATCTTCAATCCGGTGTACGGCCAGCCTCGTCCGGCGCTGACCCGGACACCGACCCACGACAAAGAAAATCTCAAGACCTACGCTGCCTTCTTGCAGGACCAGGTAGCTGTGACCGAACGCCTCAAAGTGCTGGCCGGTGCGCGTTTCGAACGCTTCGAACACGACTACGAAACTTACGTCCCTGGCGGTAAAAACTGGCAGGCCAGTGATAACGCGGTGACCCCGCGAATCGGCGTGACTTATGACCTGACCGATACCCTTGCGATCTACGCAGACACCGCGCGCTCGTTCAAACCCAACACCGGCGCAAGTCGACAGGGCGGTGGCTTTGAGCCGGAGAAAGGCAAGTCCTATGAGATGGGGCTGAAGTGGGAGGCACTGGATCAGCAGTTGAGCGTCGATGCGGCGATCTACCAGATCGAGAAGCGCAATGTACTGACCACCGATCCTGTGGACTCGACGTTCAGTGTGGCAGCGGGGGAAGTGCGCAGCCGTGGGCTTGATTTGAACGTCGCCGGCAACCTGAGCCCCGAGTGGCGGGTGATCGGTGGCTATGCCTACGTTGATGCGCAGGTGACCAAGGACAACGTGATTCGCTCCGGCACACGACTGGTGAATATCCCGAAAAACAGCTTCAGCCTGCTCAACGTTTATGAGTTCCAGGACGGCGCTTTCAAAGGGCTGGGTCTGGGGACAGGGCTCAAGTACGTCGATGAGCGCGCCGGACAAACCGCCAACACCGCTTTCTCGATGGACAGCTACACCGTCGTCGACTTGCTCAGCTACTACAAGGTCAATGACAAGGTGCGCCTCAATCTCGACGTGAAGAACCTCTTTGACCGTGATTACGAGGATGGGGCGTTCGGCAACATCTACGCCTACCCGGGGGCGCCACGAACGGTGCAAGTCGGGATTGCCTATACCTTATAG
- a CDS encoding DsbA family oxidoreductase has product MSRTVKIDFVSDVVCPWCALGATALEQAIANLAGEVEVELTYKPFELNPDMPAEGENAIAHMIRKYGRTAQQVAERNAMIIERGAQIGFRFDLEKRSHFYNTFDAHRLLLWASTHGLQRELKKVLLRAYFTDGKNSNDRETLVTLAGEVGLDTERAQAVLASDEFSREVRELEAFYQQRGINSVPAMVLNDRQLMSGSQSVAEYEQALRQAAQVAAHV; this is encoded by the coding sequence ATGAGCCGCACCGTAAAAATCGACTTTGTCTCGGATGTCGTCTGCCCTTGGTGTGCACTGGGTGCTACTGCACTTGAACAAGCGATCGCGAACCTGGCGGGTGAGGTCGAGGTTGAACTCACTTACAAACCGTTCGAGCTGAATCCGGACATGCCGGCGGAAGGTGAAAACGCCATCGCCCACATGATCCGCAAGTACGGCCGCACGGCTCAGCAAGTGGCCGAACGCAACGCAATGATCATTGAACGCGGCGCGCAAATCGGTTTTCGCTTTGACCTGGAAAAACGCAGTCATTTTTACAACACGTTCGATGCCCATCGCTTGTTGCTTTGGGCATCGACACACGGGCTCCAACGCGAACTGAAGAAAGTGCTGTTACGGGCTTACTTCACGGACGGAAAGAATTCGAATGACCGTGAAACGCTGGTGACGCTGGCTGGCGAAGTTGGCCTTGATACCGAACGTGCGCAAGCCGTGCTGGCATCCGATGAGTTCAGTCGCGAAGTGCGCGAACTTGAAGCGTTTTACCAGCAGCGCGGCATCAACTCGGTTCCGGCGATGGTTCTGAATGATCGGCAACTCATGTCCGGATCGCAATCGGTCGCCGAATACGAGCAAGCGCTACGTCAGGCAGCGCAGGTCGCCGCTCACGTCTGA